The genomic DNA TCCCGGAACTGCGGCGCAACGTCCTCTGGAAACCGGCCGGTCTATTCACCATCGCCTCCTTGCCAGGGCTGATTCTGGGCATCCACGCCCTGCGCACCATTTCCCCATTGACGCTAAGCGCCGTGCTCGGCGCCTTGACCCTGGCTTTTTCCATCTTTTCCTTGCGCAGCAAGGGCCGAATCCGTCCCCTGGGCACGTGGAGCTGCCTGGCCGCCGGATTTTTTTCCGGCTGGCTCAATGGCGCCATTGGCGCGGGTGGCCCGCCCGTGGTCGCCTACGCATCGCTCCAGCCCTGGTCCAAAGGCGAGATCAAGGCCACCCTGCTCGCCTTTTTCCTGATCAGCGGGGTGGGCATCGTGGCCGCGCATTTCCTGTCCGGCCTCCATAGCCCTCGGGTCCTGCGCTTTTTCCTCGCGTCGGCACCGGCTCTGGTCATTGGCGTCTGGCTGGGCACCCGCTGGTACGGCGGCATGTCCGCCGAAACCTACCGCAAGGCGGTCTGTTACATGCTCTTGTTGATGGGACTGCTCAGTCTGGGAAAGCCCGTTCTGGGATGGATTCAACCCGGCACGGGATGATTTCGGCCCAAGAACGC from Deltaproteobacteria bacterium includes the following:
- a CDS encoding sulfite exporter TauE/SafE family protein, which gives rise to MRSGPLDRWSELLARPARTARYSQPWARGRRGTAGPDRGLSRRPTPGAPNGHARGDGILCPRSSGESSQPGIGMTLTLVLMIVCLAGIVQGLTGFGSVLVALPLLALILPMTEAVPLICLVAMAMNLQMLPELRRNVLWKPAGLFTIASLPGLILGIHALRTISPLTLSAVLGALTLAFSIFSLRSKGRIRPLGTWSCLAAGFFSGWLNGAIGAGGPPVVAYASLQPWSKGEIKATLLAFFLISGVGIVAAHFLSGLHSPRVLRFFLASAPALVIGVWLGTRWYGGMSAETYRKAVCYMLLLMGLLSLGKPVLGWIQPGTG